The Candidatus Zixiibacteriota bacterium genome includes a window with the following:
- a CDS encoding zinc ribbon domain-containing protein, giving the protein MPLYKYECESCGNQFEELVSASAPPPPCPKCGSEKVHKMLSLVASPSGGSDSGSGSGGSRCSSGFS; this is encoded by the coding sequence ATGCCGCTTTATAAATACGAATGCGAGAGCTGCGGTAATCAGTTCGAGGAATTGGTCTCGGCCAGTGCACCACCGCCACCCTGTCCCAAATGCGGATCGGAAAAGGTGCACAAAATGCTCTCGTTGGTGGCGTCTCCCTCGGGAGGATCGGACAGCGGTTCCGGCAGCGGCGGATCGCGTTGCTCCAGCGGATTCAGTTGA
- a CDS encoding DUF302 domain-containing protein, which yields MNTTEFTYKLQSDKAFDDVVENLKKQAAEHSFRVLAIHDVQNTLKEKGIERGPLKIIEVCNAGFAHQATQQEVGVAIFMPCRFSVHTESNKTFVTLGRPGMIATMFPEAGLDQLASEVETTLKSIMEASV from the coding sequence GGATAAGGCGTTCGACGATGTCGTCGAGAATCTGAAGAAGCAGGCCGCCGAACACAGCTTTCGCGTTCTGGCCATTCATGATGTTCAGAATACATTGAAGGAAAAAGGCATCGAACGCGGCCCGCTGAAAATAATCGAGGTCTGCAACGCCGGTTTCGCCCATCAGGCGACTCAGCAAGAAGTAGGGGTAGCGATCTTCATGCCCTGCCGGTTTTCGGTTCACACCGAAAGCAACAAGACTTTTGTAACCCTCGGCCGACCCGGCATGATTGCAACCATGTTTCCCGAAGCCGGTCTGGACCAGCTCGCCAGTGAAGTGGAAACGACGTTGAAGTCGATCATGGAGGCTTCGGTTTGA